A region of Piscinibacter gummiphilus DNA encodes the following proteins:
- a CDS encoding DcaP family trimeric outer membrane transporter — protein sequence MSGRPLGTLRRLSVVGLAIAALAGPAAAQGDDDLKARLDAALKTIEDLQSRVKALEAQRAGTAPAPVAAPAAPAVAAAEPPPAPVVAPGAAPDPGSPVTEAARVEVYGQAMVDAIYDFKRMAPDWQATMRPSQIPVACPGSPGCGKDGSFIFSARQSSLGMRSFVPTPYGTLKTDLSFDLFDADGGMGVHWMRAWGEIGQVGFGQTESNFMDLDAFPNIIDYWGPSGMVFLRTPQLKFTSRADRKLAWALSFEAPSSAIDTGKVTAIDPSFGAGIQAHNRLPDLVGSVRSDQDWGHVRAALILRQVGYQNTQSASGEPSGERTGYGLNVSGAVNVLGKDRVSWQLAGGQAIASYMNDGGTDLAPGDDLRAKAVKSFGWFVYYNHVWSDLWSSSVGASEHRQDTTGGQLGSAFKSGRYASANLLFTLSKNLMLGSEFVWGRHETRDGSSASDHRLQFSTKASF from the coding sequence ATGTCCGGAAGACCGCTCGGCACGCTCCGGCGCTTGAGCGTCGTGGGCCTGGCCATCGCTGCCCTGGCCGGGCCGGCCGCGGCGCAAGGCGACGACGACCTGAAGGCCCGCCTCGACGCGGCGCTCAAGACCATCGAGGACCTGCAGTCGCGCGTGAAGGCGTTGGAAGCGCAGCGGGCCGGGACTGCACCGGCCCCGGTGGCTGCGCCCGCCGCACCGGCCGTCGCGGCCGCCGAGCCCCCCCCCGCGCCCGTCGTCGCGCCGGGCGCTGCACCGGACCCGGGATCGCCCGTCACCGAGGCCGCCCGCGTGGAGGTGTACGGCCAGGCCATGGTCGACGCGATCTACGACTTCAAGCGCATGGCCCCCGACTGGCAGGCGACCATGCGCCCGTCCCAGATCCCCGTGGCGTGCCCGGGCTCGCCCGGCTGCGGCAAGGATGGGTCCTTCATCTTCAGCGCCCGGCAGTCGTCGCTCGGCATGCGCTCGTTCGTGCCCACGCCGTACGGCACCCTCAAGACCGACCTGAGCTTCGACCTCTTCGACGCCGACGGTGGCATGGGCGTGCACTGGATGCGCGCCTGGGGCGAGATCGGCCAGGTGGGCTTCGGCCAGACCGAGTCCAACTTCATGGACCTCGACGCGTTCCCGAACATCATCGACTACTGGGGGCCGTCGGGCATGGTCTTCCTGCGCACGCCGCAGCTGAAGTTCACGTCGCGCGCCGACCGCAAGCTCGCGTGGGCGCTGTCGTTCGAGGCTCCGAGCTCGGCGATCGACACCGGCAAGGTCACCGCGATCGACCCGTCCTTCGGCGCGGGCATCCAGGCGCACAACCGGCTGCCGGACCTGGTGGGTTCGGTGCGCAGCGACCAGGACTGGGGCCACGTGCGCGCGGCCCTGATCCTGCGCCAGGTGGGCTACCAGAACACCCAGAGCGCGAGCGGCGAGCCCTCGGGCGAACGCACCGGCTACGGGCTGAACGTCAGCGGCGCCGTCAACGTCCTCGGAAAGGACAGGGTCAGCTGGCAGCTCGCCGGCGGCCAGGCCATCGCGAGCTACATGAACGACGGTGGCACCGACCTCGCGCCGGGCGACGACCTGCGCGCGAAGGCGGTGAAGTCCTTCGGCTGGTTCGTCTACTACAACCACGTGTGGTCCGACCTGTGGAGCAGCTCGGTCGGGGCCAGCGAACACCGCCAGGACACCACGGGCGGGCAACTGGGCAGCGCGTTCAAGAGCGGGCGCTACGCGTCCGCGAACCTGCTCTTCACGTTGTCGAAGAACCTGATGCTGGGCTCCGAGTTCGTCTGGGGCCGGCATGAAACCCGGGACGGGTCTTCCGCCTCCGACCACCGGCTGCAGTTCTCCACCAAGGCCTCGTTCTGA
- a CDS encoding Orn/Lys/Arg family decarboxylase: MQFQANFPILIAHRDVAAQSVAGVRLRQIQHELERNGWKVMLVDTREDAGIVAGAHRGLGAIVFSAEGAAGKPDVLKEVVRQLTSVHERAPGLPIIALGESATIRGDQPQAAEALRNVAAILYLYEDTAEFLARQIMRVATSYLEGLLPPFFKALAHHTERSAYSWHTPGHAGGVGFLKSPVGHAMHAFFGENTLRSDLSISVPELGSLLDHTGPVKEAEAFAARVFGSDHTYFVTNGTSTANKVVWHSMAGRDDLVIVDRNCHKSLLHSLIMTGATPIYFAPTRNDYGIIGPIPLSQFSPEAIAEKVAASPLARGKKGPARIAVVTNSTYDGLCYNAEKIKAVVADQVDALHFDEAWYAYAAFHEFYAGRHAMGVPRGHARADHTLVFATHSTHKLLAAFSQASMIHIQESNTRKIDTTRFNDAFMMHGSTSPHYGIIASLDVSSAMMEGPAGRSIVQETHDEAMHFRQALAAVGKGYAAPDWWFKVWQPDGLDLTASPRTPDWVLAPDAEWHGFGHLADDYILLDPIKVTVLTPGLGRGAHLEERGIPAAVVSKYLWERGLVVEKTGLYSFLILFTLGITRGKWSSMVDALVDFKADYDRNAPLRKTLPSVAASAGDAYAGWGLRDLCEAVHASNRENDTARAMNAMYTELPEPAMKPSDAYDRLVHGAVEPVPIEQLKGRIAAVMIVPYPPGIPLIMPGERFSTDSIVEYLKSARATDDRFPGFESDIHGLRFDTGPDGHKRWLVDCVKE; encoded by the coding sequence ATGCAATTCCAGGCCAACTTCCCCATCCTCATCGCGCACCGCGATGTCGCCGCCCAGTCGGTGGCCGGCGTCCGCCTGCGCCAGATCCAGCACGAGCTCGAGCGCAACGGGTGGAAGGTGATGCTCGTCGACACGCGCGAGGACGCGGGCATCGTCGCGGGCGCGCACCGCGGCCTCGGCGCCATCGTGTTCAGTGCCGAAGGGGCCGCCGGCAAGCCGGACGTGCTGAAGGAGGTGGTCCGGCAGCTGACCTCGGTGCACGAACGCGCCCCGGGCCTGCCGATCATCGCGCTCGGCGAATCCGCCACGATCCGCGGCGACCAGCCGCAGGCGGCCGAGGCGCTGCGCAACGTCGCGGCCATCCTGTACCTGTACGAAGACACCGCCGAGTTCCTCGCCCGCCAGATCATGCGGGTGGCGACGAGCTACCTCGAAGGCCTGCTGCCGCCCTTCTTCAAGGCGCTGGCGCACCACACCGAACGTTCCGCGTACTCGTGGCACACGCCGGGCCACGCCGGTGGCGTCGGCTTCCTGAAGTCGCCGGTGGGCCACGCGATGCACGCGTTCTTCGGCGAGAACACGCTGCGCTCGGACCTGTCGATCTCGGTGCCCGAACTGGGCTCGCTGCTGGATCACACCGGCCCGGTCAAGGAAGCCGAGGCCTTCGCGGCCCGCGTGTTCGGCTCGGACCACACGTACTTCGTCACCAACGGCACGTCCACGGCGAACAAGGTGGTGTGGCACTCCATGGCCGGGCGCGACGACCTCGTGATCGTCGACCGCAACTGCCACAAGTCGCTGCTGCACTCGCTGATCATGACCGGCGCGACGCCGATCTACTTCGCGCCCACGCGCAACGACTACGGCATCATCGGCCCGATCCCGCTGTCGCAGTTCTCGCCCGAGGCCATCGCCGAGAAGGTGGCGGCCAGCCCGCTCGCCCGCGGCAAGAAGGGCCCGGCCCGCATCGCCGTCGTCACGAACTCGACGTACGACGGTCTCTGCTACAACGCCGAGAAGATCAAGGCCGTGGTGGCCGACCAGGTGGACGCGCTCCACTTCGACGAGGCGTGGTACGCCTACGCGGCCTTCCACGAGTTCTACGCCGGCCGCCACGCGATGGGCGTGCCGCGCGGCCATGCGCGGGCCGACCACACGCTGGTGTTCGCGACCCACTCGACGCACAAGCTGCTCGCGGCGTTCTCGCAGGCGTCGATGATCCACATCCAGGAGTCGAACACCCGCAAGATCGACACGACGCGCTTCAACGACGCGTTCATGATGCACGGCTCGACCTCGCCGCACTACGGCATCATCGCGTCGCTCGACGTCAGCTCCGCGATGATGGAAGGTCCCGCCGGCCGCTCGATCGTGCAGGAGACCCACGACGAGGCGATGCACTTCCGCCAGGCGCTGGCTGCGGTGGGGAAGGGCTACGCCGCGCCCGACTGGTGGTTCAAGGTGTGGCAGCCCGACGGGCTCGACCTCACGGCGTCGCCGCGCACGCCCGACTGGGTGCTCGCCCCCGACGCCGAATGGCACGGCTTCGGCCACCTCGCCGACGACTACATCCTGCTCGACCCGATCAAGGTCACGGTGCTCACCCCGGGCCTCGGCCGCGGTGCCCACCTGGAGGAGCGCGGCATCCCGGCCGCCGTGGTCAGCAAGTACCTGTGGGAGCGCGGCCTCGTCGTCGAGAAGACCGGCCTCTACAGCTTCCTGATCCTCTTCACCCTCGGCATCACGCGCGGCAAGTGGAGCTCGATGGTGGACGCGCTGGTCGACTTCAAGGCCGACTACGACCGCAACGCGCCGCTGCGCAAGACGCTGCCGAGCGTGGCGGCGTCCGCGGGCGATGCCTACGCCGGCTGGGGGCTGCGCGACCTGTGCGAGGCGGTGCACGCCTCGAACCGCGAGAACGACACGGCCCGGGCGATGAACGCGATGTACACCGAACTGCCCGAACCCGCGATGAAGCCGTCGGACGCGTACGACCGCCTGGTGCACGGTGCGGTCGAACCCGTGCCCATCGAGCAGCTGAAGGGCCGCATCGCCGCCGTGATGATCGTGCCGTACCCGCCGGGCATCCCGCTGATCATGCCGGGCGAACGCTTCTCGACGGACTCCATCGTCGAGTACCTCAAGTCCGCCCGCGCCACCGACGACCGCTTCCCGGGCTTCGAGAGCGACATCCACGGCCTGCGCTTCGACACGGGCCCGGACGGCCACAAGCGCTGGCTGGTCGACTGCGTCAAGGAATGA